The Nitrosopumilus cobalaminigenes genome contains a region encoding:
- a CDS encoding ATPase domain-containing protein has protein sequence MISTGLQKLDQFLSGGIPDSVIVDIFGENGTGKTLLLLQLLINSIKNGGNVLYLDTTGGFRPERIIEIQKESEIEINLLEKITVSRITNTSEQIKSVNNIISNNFSLIVIDNITDLFSYEYQNDESTFKKNSLFMKYMHNLSNFAITKKIPIIITNMIRTSDGKEIENMQNAIDPFTHIKIHLTKNSSKFHGQIYWALKKENFSYTINKKGLSDTTEDF, from the coding sequence ATGATCTCAACAGGTTTACAAAAATTAGACCAATTCTTGTCAGGAGGAATTCCAGATAGTGTTATTGTAGATATTTTTGGTGAAAATGGAACTGGTAAAACACTGCTATTATTACAATTATTAATAAATTCAATAAAAAATGGTGGAAATGTTTTGTATTTGGATACAACAGGAGGATTCAGACCTGAAAGAATCATAGAAATTCAAAAAGAATCTGAAATTGAAATTAACTTACTTGAAAAAATAACTGTATCTAGAATTACAAATACTTCAGAACAAATCAAATCGGTTAACAACATTATATCAAATAATTTTTCTTTAATAGTAATTGATAACATTACGGATTTATTTTCTTATGAATATCAAAATGATGAATCAACTTTTAAAAAAAATTCATTATTTATGAAATATATGCATAATTTATCAAATTTTGCTATTACAAAAAAAATTCCAATAATTATTACAAATATGATTAGAACAAGTGATGGTAAAGAAATTGAAAATATGCAAAATGCAATTGATCCTTTCACACATATCAAAATTCATCTTACTAAAAATTCATCAAAATTTCATGGTCAAATCTATTGGGCATTAAAAAAAGAAAATTTTTCATATACCATTAACAAAAAAGGCCTTTCTGACACTACTGAAGATTTTTAA
- a CDS encoding cobalt-precorrin 5A hydrolase, whose protein sequence is MEKTSVLAITKNGVKIGENLKKLFPDWSVFAPSKLTTEVTGITWYSEPTTEKIVELFKNNNALICIFSLGAVIRLIAPYLKDKKTDPAVIVIDDKTNFVISVLSGHIGGANELTEEIAEKLGALSVITTAADVNKTIAVDLVGREFNWKIDDDSTVTKISAHMVNEEPIGVFQEAGNRNWYKKLPKNVIIYEKMDDLKKSNSKANLIISDKLIEDEIINESVIYRPPSLVIGIGLHWDTTKETIREGIEFCLEKFKLSSKSIAKLVSIKKPEDVQGLIDLGKEMRIPVEYVNREDLAEISAPNPSETVKAFEGTASVSEAAAIKVSEGQLIVEKQKFPPNLTIAIARIMN, encoded by the coding sequence ATGGAAAAAACGTCAGTTCTTGCTATTACTAAAAATGGTGTAAAAATTGGAGAAAATCTAAAAAAACTATTTCCAGATTGGAGTGTATTTGCTCCATCAAAATTAACAACTGAAGTAACAGGAATTACCTGGTATTCTGAGCCTACAACAGAAAAAATTGTTGAACTTTTTAAAAATAATAATGCGTTAATCTGTATTTTTTCATTAGGTGCAGTAATTAGATTAATTGCTCCATATCTGAAAGATAAAAAAACAGATCCTGCAGTAATTGTGATAGATGATAAAACAAATTTTGTAATCAGTGTTTTATCTGGACATATAGGAGGAGCAAATGAGCTTACTGAAGAGATTGCAGAAAAACTAGGAGCTTTATCTGTAATTACCACAGCAGCTGATGTAAACAAAACAATTGCAGTAGACCTAGTCGGAAGGGAATTTAATTGGAAAATAGATGATGATTCTACTGTAACAAAAATTAGTGCACATATGGTAAATGAAGAACCAATAGGAGTATTTCAAGAAGCAGGGAATAGAAATTGGTATAAAAAATTACCAAAAAACGTTATAATTTATGAAAAAATGGATGATTTAAAAAAATCAAATTCCAAAGCTAATCTTATAATTTCTGATAAATTAATTGAGGATGAAATAATTAATGAATCCGTAATATATCGTCCTCCTAGCTTGGTCATTGGAATTGGACTGCATTGGGATACTACAAAAGAAACCATTAGAGAGGGAATTGAATTTTGTTTGGAGAAATTTAAACTAAGTTCAAAATCAATTGCAAAACTAGTATCAATAAAAAAACCAGAGGACGTACAAGGACTAATTGATCTTGGAAAAGAAATGAGAATACCAGTAGAGTATGTAAATAGAGAAGATTTGGCAGAAATTTCAGCTCCAAATCCTTCTGAAACTGTAAAAGCCTTTGAAGGAACTGCAAGTGTTTCAGAAGCTGCTGCTATCAAAGTATCTGAAGGTCAATTAATAGTAGAAAAGCAGAAATTCCCACCAAATTTGACTATAGCTATAGCGAGGATTATGAATTGA
- a CDS encoding SDR family oxidoreductase, whose protein sequence is MVKSLKVVVTGASGFIAKNLRKYLSEKNIELVSISRKDFKNFNSETKIISKNYKENNLFKKIQNSDALIHLVGIGKQSVNTDYDMINTDLTRHIVNLSKKANIKKIIFLSGLGVSANTSLGYFISKYNAEKQIIDSGLDYTIFRPSYIVGKDDLLSKNLKKQIKSGEIIIPGSGTYSIQPIHISDVVKVLFESVSELRFNNKIFDLVGPDYITYENYVKLFSKGTKTRIKKINLEEAYHNAIVNSKSSFGIDDLNILIGNFKGNHKKLSQISKINFQSVLSFL, encoded by the coding sequence ATGGTTAAATCTTTGAAGGTTGTTGTTACAGGAGCTAGTGGTTTTATTGCAAAAAACCTTCGAAAATATTTATCAGAAAAAAATATTGAATTAGTCTCAATATCTAGAAAAGATTTTAAGAATTTTAATTCTGAAACTAAAATCATCTCAAAGAATTACAAAGAAAATAATTTATTTAAAAAAATTCAAAATTCAGATGCACTAATTCATCTTGTTGGAATTGGGAAACAATCTGTAAATACTGATTATGATATGATAAATACTGATTTAACAAGACATATTGTAAATCTAAGTAAAAAAGCTAATATTAAAAAAATTATTTTTCTAAGTGGTTTAGGCGTATCTGCAAATACCTCGTTAGGATACTTTATTTCAAAATATAATGCAGAAAAACAAATTATAGATTCAGGTTTAGATTATACAATTTTTAGGCCTTCTTACATTGTTGGAAAAGATGATTTATTATCAAAAAATCTGAAAAAACAAATTAAATCGGGAGAAATTATAATTCCAGGATCTGGAACTTACTCAATTCAGCCAATTCATATCTCTGATGTTGTCAAAGTTCTTTTTGAATCTGTCTCTGAATTGAGATTTAATAATAAAATCTTTGATCTTGTTGGTCCTGATTATATTACATATGAAAATTATGTTAAACTCTTTTCTAAAGGAACTAAAACTAGAATCAAAAAAATTAATCTTGAAGAAGCATATCATAATGCAATAGTGAATTCAAAATCTAGTTTTGGAATTGATGATCTCAATATTCTAATTGGAAATTTTAAAGGAAACCACAAAAAATTATCTCAAATATCTAAAATAAATTTTCAATCTGTATTGAGTTTTCTATAA
- a CDS encoding cobyrinate a,c-diamide synthase, with product MRIPRIVIAGATSGVGKTSITCSIIYGLQKKGFTVQPFKVGPDYIDPGYLSSISKHETFNLDAWLMGEKQLLNSFLLNSKSSISVIEGVMGYYDGFGGDSNYASTHHVASLTKSNVILVLDASKTSRSIAATALGFLKFHRNSRISGIILNKIGSKKHELLCRSALEKNKIPIIGIIPKDPLLNMPSRHLGLISTLENKVLKKQIKKISKIISENLDINQIIKIAKNSSDLPKQTKPKYKKTKTTIAVALDTSFNFYYQDNLEALRREGAKLKFFSPVKDKKIPKCDGLYIGGGFPEVLGNSLEKNQIMKKSIKKLSEDNLPIYAECGGLMYLTKSILSENKKYKMIGLFDAETKMTNKMRLNYTKGKIISKNTIAEKLHNFQGHEFHYSHLDSVSSDSKFAYALEIGEGIKTHQDGLIQDNTMASYGHLYFDSSNYAEIFVKNCIKSSKR from the coding sequence TTGAGAATTCCTAGAATTGTTATTGCAGGTGCTACTAGTGGAGTAGGAAAAACATCAATTACTTGCTCTATAATTTATGGTTTACAAAAAAAGGGTTTTACTGTTCAACCATTTAAAGTTGGACCGGATTATATCGATCCTGGTTATCTATCAAGTATTTCAAAACATGAAACTTTCAACTTGGATGCATGGTTGATGGGTGAGAAACAACTTTTGAATAGTTTTCTTTTAAATTCAAAATCTAGTATTTCTGTTATAGAGGGTGTCATGGGATATTATGACGGATTTGGTGGTGATTCAAACTATGCTAGCACTCATCATGTGGCTTCATTAACCAAGTCTAATGTGATACTAGTTCTTGACGCAAGTAAAACTTCACGTTCCATTGCCGCAACTGCTCTAGGATTTTTAAAATTTCATAGAAATTCTCGTATATCTGGAATAATTCTTAACAAAATAGGCAGTAAAAAACATGAACTTCTATGTAGAAGTGCACTAGAAAAAAACAAAATTCCGATTATTGGTATTATTCCAAAAGATCCTTTATTGAATATGCCTTCAAGGCATCTTGGATTAATTTCAACATTAGAAAACAAAGTTCTTAAGAAACAAATTAAAAAAATCTCTAAAATAATTTCAGAAAATCTCGATATAAATCAAATTATAAAAATTGCAAAAAATTCTTCTGATCTTCCTAAACAAACGAAACCCAAATACAAGAAAACAAAAACAACTATTGCTGTTGCACTTGATACTTCATTTAATTTCTATTATCAAGATAATTTAGAAGCATTACGCCGTGAAGGTGCAAAATTAAAATTCTTTAGTCCTGTTAAAGATAAAAAAATTCCTAAATGTGATGGTCTATACATTGGTGGTGGTTTTCCTGAAGTTTTAGGTAATTCCCTTGAAAAAAACCAAATTATGAAAAAATCAATAAAAAAATTGTCTGAAGATAATCTTCCTATTTATGCTGAGTGTGGGGGATTGATGTATTTGACAAAATCTATTTTATCTGAAAACAAAAAATACAAAATGATTGGACTATTTGATGCTGAAACAAAAATGACAAATAAAATGAGACTGAATTATACTAAAGGTAAGATTATTTCAAAAAATACTATTGCAGAAAAATTACATAATTTTCAAGGACATGAATTTCACTACTCTCATTTAGATTCTGTTTCATCTGATTCAAAATTTGCTTATGCTTTAGAAATAGGTGAGGGGATTAAGACACATCAAGATGGACTAATTCAAGATAATACTATGGCCTCATATGGTCATCTGTATTTTGATAGTTCAAATTATGCAGAAATTTTTGTTAAAAATTGTATAAAATCTTCAAAGAGATGA
- a CDS encoding precorrin-8X methylmutase gives MQTKKGQSIEDASMQMIEDEIGSHEFNEKEWPIVRRIIHSTADFDFADKNKLIFHKDAIESGMKALKNGCSIVVDVNGVIGGMNKQNPKDFGNDVICNISKPEIMELAKKEGKTRSQVSMRAAISDIDGGVVAIGNAPTALQEVIQMVKEGIVKPALIIGIPVGFICAAESKEELARLEETPFITNLGRKGGSSSVSATINAIFKLIRAESSL, from the coding sequence ATGCAAACTAAGAAAGGTCAATCAATTGAGGATGCAAGCATGCAAATGATTGAAGATGAGATTGGTTCACATGAATTTAATGAAAAAGAATGGCCAATAGTTAGAAGAATTATCCATTCAACTGCAGATTTTGATTTTGCAGATAAGAACAAGTTAATTTTTCATAAAGATGCAATTGAAAGTGGAATGAAGGCTTTGAAAAATGGCTGTAGTATCGTTGTTGATGTTAACGGAGTGATTGGAGGAATGAACAAACAAAATCCAAAAGATTTTGGGAATGATGTAATTTGTAATATTTCAAAACCTGAAATCATGGAATTAGCAAAAAAAGAAGGAAAAACACGCTCACAAGTATCTATGAGAGCAGCAATTTCAGATATTGATGGAGGTGTTGTGGCTATTGGTAATGCACCTACTGCATTACAAGAAGTAATCCAAATGGTCAAAGAAGGTATCGTAAAACCTGCCTTAATTATTGGAATTCCAGTTGGATTCATCTGTGCTGCTGAATCAAAAGAAGAATTAGCAAGATTGGAAGAGACCCCATTTATCACAAATCTTGGTCGTAAAGGAGGAAGTTCTTCAGTATCTGCTACAATTAATGCAATTTTCAAACTAATTAGAGCAGAATCATCTCTTTGA
- a CDS encoding sirohydrochlorin chelatase, whose translation MKRGLLLIDRGSREREASEELDVICKGIKAKGDYVFTDFCFLEVEPPYIEDGIPKSLKQDIDSLTIVPYFLYPGKKVKIAVSEVMKYQKDTKVKFVVTKQMSMHKTLVDVVENRISTTLEENKITLSNNEVDVMIIGHGSKDPNAQRSLDYIVNELTDSYRNVSRCWLEIEQPDIFEGIKKCEKDNPKVLVIVFYFLHEGAHVKTDINNDLIPALEKSSIEKACITKHIGTDQKMIDLILERAKEVEDAN comes from the coding sequence TTGAAACGAGGATTATTGTTGATTGATAGAGGAAGTAGAGAAAGAGAAGCATCTGAAGAATTAGATGTGATTTGTAAAGGAATTAAGGCAAAAGGTGACTATGTTTTTACTGATTTTTGTTTTCTAGAGGTAGAACCACCATATATCGAAGATGGTATTCCTAAATCTCTAAAACAAGATATTGATTCTCTTACTATAGTTCCATATTTTTTGTATCCAGGTAAAAAAGTGAAAATTGCAGTTAGTGAAGTAATGAAGTATCAAAAAGATACCAAAGTAAAATTTGTTGTTACAAAACAAATGAGTATGCATAAAACTTTGGTAGATGTTGTTGAAAATAGAATATCTACAACACTAGAAGAAAATAAAATTACACTTTCAAATAATGAAGTAGATGTAATGATTATTGGACACGGTAGTAAAGATCCTAATGCACAAAGATCATTAGATTACATTGTAAATGAATTAACAGATTCATACAGAAATGTTAGTAGATGTTGGCTAGAAATAGAACAACCTGATATTTTTGAAGGGATTAAGAAATGTGAAAAAGACAATCCCAAAGTATTGGTAATTGTTTTTTATTTTCTTCATGAGGGTGCACATGTTAAAACTGATATTAACAATGATTTGATACCAGCACTTGAAAAATCATCTATAGAAAAAGCATGCATTACAAAACATATAGGAACAGATCAGAAAATGATAGATTTGATATTAGAGAGAGCAAAAGAGGTAGAAGATGCAAACTAA
- a CDS encoding cobalt-precorrin-5B (C(1))-methyltransferase — MNTNIVEEEKTKLKTGYTTGSSATAASKAALLSIINQKKIEDVDILLPKRSYVSIPIYSCEFGSDRAKCSVIKNGGDDPDVTHGAEIIVELSFIEKINEIEIDGGEGVGIVTKPGLGLEINKPAINPVPKKMISENLREIGEEILLKKGIRVVISVPKGKELGPKTDNPRLGIINGISILGTSGIVIPFSTAAYAASIRQNLDVAIAAGNDTVVLTTGGRSEDFAKKLVDLPEHCFVQIGDFSGYAIQQCGRKNIKRAYVVGFIGKLAKMAAGVKQTHVKGSKVDMSFLAELAQKCNANEGVIQEIKKANTARHVSEIIQKNKIVGFFDLICSETYKHMRKHSEEKVPIDVVLFDFEGNILARKSQE, encoded by the coding sequence ATGAATACCAATATCGTGGAAGAAGAAAAGACAAAATTAAAGACTGGTTATACTACAGGAAGTTCTGCGACGGCTGCATCAAAAGCTGCACTATTATCAATTATTAATCAAAAAAAAATCGAGGATGTGGATATTTTACTACCAAAAAGATCCTATGTTTCAATTCCAATTTACTCATGTGAGTTTGGATCTGATAGAGCAAAATGTTCTGTTATCAAAAATGGAGGAGATGATCCTGATGTTACTCACGGAGCAGAAATTATTGTAGAATTATCATTTATTGAAAAAATAAATGAAATTGAAATTGATGGGGGTGAGGGAGTAGGTATAGTAACCAAACCAGGATTAGGTTTGGAAATTAACAAGCCTGCAATCAATCCAGTTCCTAAAAAAATGATTAGTGAAAATTTAAGAGAAATTGGCGAAGAAATTCTTTTAAAAAAAGGAATCAGAGTAGTTATTTCAGTTCCTAAAGGAAAAGAGTTAGGACCTAAAACAGATAATCCAAGATTAGGGATTATAAATGGGATTTCAATTTTGGGAACTAGTGGAATTGTTATTCCATTTTCTACTGCAGCGTATGCAGCATCAATTAGACAAAATTTGGATGTAGCAATTGCAGCTGGTAATGATACAGTAGTATTGACAACGGGTGGAAGAAGTGAAGATTTTGCAAAGAAACTAGTGGATTTGCCAGAACATTGTTTTGTACAAATAGGTGATTTTTCAGGATATGCAATTCAACAATGTGGTAGAAAAAATATCAAAAGAGCATATGTTGTTGGTTTCATTGGAAAGTTAGCAAAAATGGCAGCAGGTGTTAAACAAACTCATGTTAAAGGATCTAAAGTAGATATGAGTTTTCTAGCGGAATTAGCGCAAAAATGTAATGCTAATGAAGGTGTAATTCAAGAAATTAAAAAAGCAAATACAGCTAGACATGTTTCAGAAATTATTCAAAAAAATAAGATTGTGGGATTTTTTGACTTGATTTGCAGTGAGACGTATAAGCATATGAGAAAACATTCTGAAGAAAAAGTTCCAATTGATGTGGTATTATTTGATTTTGAAGGAAATATTTTAGCTAGGAAATCCCAAGAGTAA
- a CDS encoding U6 snRNA-associated Sm-like protein LSm6 encodes MSQSNSAKRPLTTLQKSTKKKVTVRLKNEVEYKGKMDNVDSYMNLIMTDAEELHDGKTIANYGRVIVRGNNVLFIKLENEL; translated from the coding sequence GTGTCCCAATCAAATAGTGCAAAAAGACCTCTAACAACCCTTCAAAAAAGTACAAAGAAGAAAGTTACTGTAAGACTGAAGAACGAAGTAGAGTACAAAGGAAAAATGGACAATGTAGATTCTTACATGAATTTGATTATGACTGATGCTGAAGAGCTTCATGACGGTAAAACCATTGCAAATTATGGCAGGGTAATCGTAAGAGGCAATAATGTATTATTTATCAAACTAGAAAACGAACTCTAG
- the metK gene encoding methionine adenosyltransferase — MTNNFLFTSESVTEGHPDKICDNISDAFLDEYLKQDPDSRVAVETMVTTDYVVVSGEVTSKAVFDQKAQEELVRKTIREIGYDNKDLMFDGDTCKVDLKLHSQSPDISQGVTAAEGKEQGAGDQGLMFGYASNETEELMPMPILLAHKLIQKLSQVRRDQSLPWVRPDGKSQVSVRYEDNKPTKIETVVISTQHAPNISQEEISREIIDKVIKPVLGNLWNDDIKIHINPTGKFVIGGPHGDAGLTGRKIIVDSYGGFGRHGGGAFSGKDPSKVDRSACYMCRYIAKNLVAAGLADRCEVQLAYAIGVAEPVSLYVNTFGTNKIPENQIEELVRKNFDMKPSGIISQLDLKRPIYKKTAAYGHFGRNEPEFSWEKTNKSEILKQSAGL; from the coding sequence ATGACCAATAATTTTCTCTTTACTTCTGAATCAGTAACAGAAGGTCATCCAGACAAAATATGTGATAATATTTCTGATGCATTCTTAGATGAATATCTTAAACAGGATCCAGATTCCAGAGTTGCAGTTGAAACAATGGTTACTACAGATTATGTTGTAGTATCAGGAGAAGTTACATCAAAAGCAGTTTTTGATCAAAAGGCTCAAGAAGAATTAGTTAGAAAAACTATCAGAGAAATAGGATACGATAACAAAGATTTGATGTTTGATGGAGACACATGTAAAGTTGATTTGAAGCTTCATTCACAAAGTCCAGATATTAGTCAAGGAGTAACTGCCGCTGAAGGAAAGGAGCAAGGTGCAGGTGATCAAGGTTTGATGTTTGGATATGCATCAAATGAAACTGAAGAATTGATGCCAATGCCAATTTTATTGGCACATAAACTAATTCAAAAATTATCACAAGTAAGAAGAGATCAATCTTTGCCATGGGTTAGACCAGACGGCAAATCACAAGTTTCTGTAAGATATGAAGATAACAAACCTACAAAAATTGAGACAGTTGTAATATCAACACAACATGCACCAAACATTTCTCAAGAAGAAATTTCAAGAGAAATTATAGACAAAGTAATCAAACCAGTATTAGGAAATCTTTGGAATGATGATATTAAAATTCACATTAACCCTACAGGTAAATTTGTGATTGGTGGACCACATGGAGATGCAGGATTAACTGGAAGAAAAATTATTGTTGATAGTTATGGTGGATTTGGAAGACATGGTGGTGGAGCTTTTTCAGGAAAAGATCCATCAAAAGTTGACAGATCTGCATGTTACATGTGTAGATATATAGCAAAAAATCTAGTTGCAGCAGGATTAGCAGACAGATGTGAAGTTCAACTTGCTTATGCAATTGGAGTTGCAGAACCTGTATCACTATATGTCAATACATTTGGAACAAACAAAATTCCTGAAAATCAAATTGAAGAGTTAGTCAGAAAGAATTTCGATATGAAACCATCAGGAATTATTTCACAACTAGATTTGAAGAGACCTATTTACAAAAAAACTGCAGCCTATGGTCATTTTGGACGAAATGAACCAGAATTTTCATGGGAAAAAACAAACAAATCTGAAATATTAAAACAATCTGCCGGATTATAG
- the cobO gene encoding cob(I)yrinic acid a,c-diamide adenosyltransferase, whose translation MEKDGLTIVYTGKGKGKTTAALGIALRATGYEKKTCMIQFIKGSWHYGEMDSSKRLEPEFEMVAVGKGFVGIIDDKSPKEDHEQVAKEAIRISNEKIQSGNYDIVILDEINYAVNLNLISVNDVVKMIKSKPKGVDLVLTGNYAKDEVIEIADLVTEMREIKHPFQQGIKAKEGIDF comes from the coding sequence ATGGAAAAAGACGGTTTAACCATTGTTTATACTGGAAAGGGTAAAGGAAAAACAACAGCAGCGTTAGGGATTGCATTACGTGCAACAGGATATGAAAAGAAAACTTGTATGATTCAATTTATCAAAGGATCATGGCATTATGGTGAAATGGATTCATCAAAGAGACTTGAACCTGAATTTGAAATGGTTGCAGTAGGAAAAGGATTTGTTGGAATAATTGATGATAAAAGTCCAAAAGAAGATCATGAACAAGTAGCTAAAGAAGCAATTAGGATAAGTAATGAAAAAATTCAATCAGGAAACTATGATATTGTTATTTTAGATGAGATAAACTATGCCGTAAATCTTAATTTAATTTCAGTTAATGATGTTGTAAAAATGATCAAATCTAAACCAAAAGGGGTTGATTTGGTACTAACAGGTAATTATGCTAAAGATGAAGTTATTGAAATTGCAGATCTAGTTACAGAAATGAGAGAGATAAAACATCCATTTCAACAAGGAATCAAAGCAAAAGAAGGAATTGATTTCTAA